A section of the Felis catus isolate Fca126 chromosome B2, F.catus_Fca126_mat1.0, whole genome shotgun sequence genome encodes:
- the GABRR1 gene encoding gamma-aminobutyric acid receptor subunit rho-1 isoform X2 → MEQDLGPILKRSPDITKSPLTKSEQLLRIDDHDFSMRPGFGGPAIPVGVDVQVESLDSISEVDMDFTMTLYLRHYWKDERLSFPSTNNLSMTFDGRLVKKIWVPDMFFVHSKRSFIHDTTTDNVMLRVQPDGKVLYSLRVTVTAMCNMDFSRFPLDTQTCSLEIESYAYTEDDLMLYWKKGNDSLKTDERISLSQFLIQEFHTTTKLAFYSSTGWYNRLYINFTLRRHIFFFLLQTYFPATLMVMLSWVSFWIDRRAVPARVPLGITTVLTMSTIITGVNASMPRVSYIKAVDIYLWVSFVFVFLSVLEYAAVNYLTTVQERKERKLREKLPCTCGIPQPRGVMLDGSYSDGEVNDLGNYTPENGEKPDKMMVQLTLASERSSPQRKSQRSSYVSMRIDTHAIDKYSRIIFPAAYILFNLIYWSIFS, encoded by the exons CCCAATTCTGAAACGAAGTCCCGATATCACCAAGTCGCCACTGACAAAATCAGAACAGCTTCTGAGGATAGACGACCACGATTTCAGCATGAGGCCTGGCTTTGGAG GTCCAGCCATTCCTGTGGGTGTGGATGTGCAGGTGGAGAGCTTGGACAGCATCTCAGAGGTCGACATG gACTTCACGATGACCCTCTACCTGAGGCACTACTGGAAGGACGAAAGGCTGTCCTTCCCGAGCACCAACAACCTCAGCATGACGTTTGACGGCCGTCTGGTGAAGAAGATCTGGGTCCCCGACATGTTTTTCGTGCACTCCAAGCGCTCCTTCATCCACGACACCACCACGGACAATGTCATGTTGCGGGTCCAGCCCGATGGGAAAGTGCTCTACAGTCTCCG GGTAACAGTGACTGCAATGTGCAACATGGACTTCAGCCGATTTCCCCTGGACACGCAAACATGCTCACTTGAAATTGAAAGTT ATGCCTATACAGAGGATGACCTCATGCTGTACTGGAAAAAAGGCAACGACTCCTTGAAGACAGATGAGCGGATCTCACTCTCACAGTTCCTCATCCAAGAATTCCACACCACCACTAAGCTGGCCTTCTATAGCAGCacag GCTGGTACAACCGTCTGTACATTAACTTCACTTTGCGACGCCACATCTTCTTCTTCTTGCTCCAAACTTACTTTCCTGCCACCCTTATGGTCATGCTGTCCTGGGTGTCCTTCTGGATCGACCGCAGAGCTGTGCCCGCCAGAGTCCCTTTAG GTATCACCACCGTGCTGACCATGTCCACCATCATCACGGGCGTGAACGCCTCCATGCCCCGCGTGTCCTACATCAAGGCGGTGGACATCTACCTCTGGGTCAGCTTTGTGTTCGTGTTCCTCTCGGTGCTGGAGTACGCAGCCGTCAACTACCTGACCACGGTGCAGGAGCGGAAGGAGCGGAAGCTCCGGGAGAAG CTTCCCTGCACCTGTGGAATACCCCAGCCACGTGGGGTCATGCTGGATGGCAGCTACAGCGACGGGGAGGTTAACGACCTGGGCAACTACACGCCGGAGAATGGAGAGAAGCCGGACAAGATGATGGTGCAGCTGACCTTGGCCTCAGAGAGGAGCTCCCCCCAGAGGAAAAGTCAGAGAAGCAGCTATGTGAGCATGAGGATCGACACACATGCCATTGATAAATACTCCAGGATAATTTTTCCAGcagcatatattttattcaatttaatatACTGGTCTATTTTCTCATAA
- the GABRR1 gene encoding gamma-aminobutyric acid receptor subunit rho-1 isoform X1, producing the protein MLAVQNMKVGIFLLWWGWVLATESRVHWRRREVHEMSKKGSPILKRSPDITKSPLTKSEQLLRIDDHDFSMRPGFGGPAIPVGVDVQVESLDSISEVDMDFTMTLYLRHYWKDERLSFPSTNNLSMTFDGRLVKKIWVPDMFFVHSKRSFIHDTTTDNVMLRVQPDGKVLYSLRVTVTAMCNMDFSRFPLDTQTCSLEIESYAYTEDDLMLYWKKGNDSLKTDERISLSQFLIQEFHTTTKLAFYSSTGWYNRLYINFTLRRHIFFFLLQTYFPATLMVMLSWVSFWIDRRAVPARVPLGITTVLTMSTIITGVNASMPRVSYIKAVDIYLWVSFVFVFLSVLEYAAVNYLTTVQERKERKLREKLPCTCGIPQPRGVMLDGSYSDGEVNDLGNYTPENGEKPDKMMVQLTLASERSSPQRKSQRSSYVSMRIDTHAIDKYSRIIFPAAYILFNLIYWSIFS; encoded by the exons ATGTTGGCTGTCCAGAATATGAAAGTTGGCATCTTCCTGTTGTGGTGGGGATGGGTTTTGGCCACTGAAAGCAGAGTGCATTGGCGAAGAAGAGAAGTACACGAGATGTCTAAGAAGGGCAG CCCAATTCTGAAACGAAGTCCCGATATCACCAAGTCGCCACTGACAAAATCAGAACAGCTTCTGAGGATAGACGACCACGATTTCAGCATGAGGCCTGGCTTTGGAG GTCCAGCCATTCCTGTGGGTGTGGATGTGCAGGTGGAGAGCTTGGACAGCATCTCAGAGGTCGACATG gACTTCACGATGACCCTCTACCTGAGGCACTACTGGAAGGACGAAAGGCTGTCCTTCCCGAGCACCAACAACCTCAGCATGACGTTTGACGGCCGTCTGGTGAAGAAGATCTGGGTCCCCGACATGTTTTTCGTGCACTCCAAGCGCTCCTTCATCCACGACACCACCACGGACAATGTCATGTTGCGGGTCCAGCCCGATGGGAAAGTGCTCTACAGTCTCCG GGTAACAGTGACTGCAATGTGCAACATGGACTTCAGCCGATTTCCCCTGGACACGCAAACATGCTCACTTGAAATTGAAAGTT ATGCCTATACAGAGGATGACCTCATGCTGTACTGGAAAAAAGGCAACGACTCCTTGAAGACAGATGAGCGGATCTCACTCTCACAGTTCCTCATCCAAGAATTCCACACCACCACTAAGCTGGCCTTCTATAGCAGCacag GCTGGTACAACCGTCTGTACATTAACTTCACTTTGCGACGCCACATCTTCTTCTTCTTGCTCCAAACTTACTTTCCTGCCACCCTTATGGTCATGCTGTCCTGGGTGTCCTTCTGGATCGACCGCAGAGCTGTGCCCGCCAGAGTCCCTTTAG GTATCACCACCGTGCTGACCATGTCCACCATCATCACGGGCGTGAACGCCTCCATGCCCCGCGTGTCCTACATCAAGGCGGTGGACATCTACCTCTGGGTCAGCTTTGTGTTCGTGTTCCTCTCGGTGCTGGAGTACGCAGCCGTCAACTACCTGACCACGGTGCAGGAGCGGAAGGAGCGGAAGCTCCGGGAGAAG CTTCCCTGCACCTGTGGAATACCCCAGCCACGTGGGGTCATGCTGGATGGCAGCTACAGCGACGGGGAGGTTAACGACCTGGGCAACTACACGCCGGAGAATGGAGAGAAGCCGGACAAGATGATGGTGCAGCTGACCTTGGCCTCAGAGAGGAGCTCCCCCCAGAGGAAAAGTCAGAGAAGCAGCTATGTGAGCATGAGGATCGACACACATGCCATTGATAAATACTCCAGGATAATTTTTCCAGcagcatatattttattcaatttaatatACTGGTCTATTTTCTCATAA